A window of Bacillota bacterium contains these coding sequences:
- a CDS encoding ABC transporter ATP-binding protein encodes MTAAGGALLRVQDFSAGYVTGGGTVLAVHKVSFDLAAGEFLGIAGESGCGKSTLAFGITGLLQPPGRVLGGQVFFEGQDLTSVGPEDLRRMRWKEFSIVFQASMNVLNPVMKVKDQIFDAMIAHGVLDRRRLHARAVELFRLVNLPPRFLDAYPHQLSGGMRQRVAIAAALALEPKLVIMDEPTTALDVVVQRTILQEIDELRRRLAFSVIFITHDLSLLVEVSDSVAIMYAGSLVERAPSRGLYAMPLHPYTQGLMQAFPPLTGTRRRLHGIAGQPPDLGRPIGGCPFEPRCSRRVQGLCERVTPPLRQIEPGHWVACHLYG; translated from the coding sequence TTCTCCGCCGGTTACGTCACGGGCGGCGGTACCGTGCTTGCCGTGCACAAGGTCAGCTTCGACCTGGCGGCAGGGGAGTTCCTGGGGATTGCAGGCGAGTCAGGGTGTGGCAAGTCTACGCTCGCTTTCGGCATCACGGGGCTGCTGCAGCCGCCGGGGCGCGTGCTGGGCGGCCAGGTCTTCTTCGAAGGGCAGGATCTGACAAGCGTCGGGCCTGAGGACCTGCGCCGCATGCGCTGGAAGGAGTTTTCCATCGTCTTTCAAGCCTCGATGAACGTGCTCAACCCCGTGATGAAAGTGAAGGACCAGATCTTCGACGCCATGATCGCCCACGGTGTGCTGGACCGTCGCCGGTTGCACGCGCGGGCCGTCGAGCTCTTCCGATTGGTGAACCTGCCGCCTCGCTTCCTGGACGCCTACCCGCACCAGTTGAGCGGCGGGATGCGCCAGCGTGTGGCCATCGCGGCGGCGCTGGCCCTGGAGCCGAAGCTGGTCATCATGGACGAACCGACCACCGCCCTGGACGTGGTGGTTCAGCGCACCATTCTTCAGGAGATTGACGAGCTCCGGCGCCGCCTCGCCTTCTCCGTCATCTTCATCACGCACGACCTGTCGCTGCTCGTCGAGGTCAGCGACAGCGTGGCCATCATGTACGCCGGGAGCCTCGTGGAACGAGCCCCGTCGCGCGGGCTGTACGCCATGCCGCTTCATCCTTACACCCAGGGCCTCATGCAGGCGTTCCCGCCGCTCACCGGGACTCGGCGACGCCTGCATGGCATCGCCGGGCAGCCGCCGGATCTCGGCCGGCCTATCGGAGGCTGCCCGTTTGAACCTCGCTGCAGCCGGAGGGTGCAGGGGCTTTGCGAGCGCGTTACACCCCCGCTTCGGCAGATCGAACCGGGACACTGGGTGGCGTGCCACCTCTATGGATAG